One Mercurialis annua linkage group LG3, ddMerAnnu1.2, whole genome shotgun sequence DNA window includes the following coding sequences:
- the LOC126673240 gene encoding uncharacterized protein LOC126673240, with the protein MQLVSNDSHKDDNSEREPILSQSDIVQDTEESSSHCEITPTAGHDCDCDDLESVHIDETCLLVNSDQPQCRICLDIGGEDLIAPCHCKGTQKYVHRSCLDNWRSTKEGFAFAHCTECRASFILRANVPPDRWWLRMKFQFLVARDHALIFVVVQLIVAFLGMLVYKFYGEELREMFGYEEHPYGFYTMAVLAIVLVGLLYGFFIAIICGQRISERHYHVLAKHELTKEYVVEDREASKSFDELDASHITELRMLGLY; encoded by the exons ATGCAATTAGTGTCAAATGATAGTCATAAAGACGATAATTCGGAACGTGAACCCATCTTAAGCCAGTCAGACATTGTCCAAGATACTGAAGAATCATCGTCTCATTGTGAAATTACACCGACTGCTGGACATGATTGCGACTGTGATGATTTAGAAAGTGTTCACATTGATGAAACTTGTCTTTTGGTGAATTCAGACCAACCTCAGTGTCGTATCTGCCTTGATATTGGAG GAGAAGACCTAATTGCTCCATGCCATTGCAAAGGCACTCAGAAGTATGTTCACAGATCGTGCCTTGATAATTGGAGGTCGACCAAG GAGGGATTTGCTTTTGCTCACTGTACAGAATGCAGGGCATCATTCATATTACGTGCCAATGTTCCACCTGACCGCTGGTGGCTGAGAATGAAATTTCAGTTCCTAGTTGCGAGGGACCATGCTTTGATTTTTGTAGTTGTTCAGCTG ATTGTTGCATTCTTGGGGATGCTTGTATACAAGTTTTATGGGGAGGAGCtcagggaaatgtttggctatGAAGAGCATCCTTACGGATTTTACACAATGGCTG TTTTAGCTATTGTTTTGGTGGGTTTGCTCTACGGCTTCTTCATTGCCATAATTTGCGGACAAAGAATCAGTGAACGGCACTACCATGTCCTTGCCAAACATGAACTGACTAAG GAATATGTAGTCGAAGATCGAGAAGCTAGTAAAAGTTTCGATGAACTGGATGCCAGCCATATCACAGAGCTGAGAATGTTAGGCCTTTATTAA
- the LOC126673241 gene encoding uncharacterized protein LOC126673241 yields the protein MALPLSSRTYLLLLRSTSTAPSSRLFYARPQSTLPSPPNHADLADDHSTDPLLRKLEDAIHRIIVRRAAPDWLPFIPGSSYWVPPHRSTAGIASLVEKLANPLTDEQSLSTTTVRGWPSSDFFIEGAHTIEVITPSRKSEVESSSNKEKLETIFSINVSKSEDEEG from the exons ATGGCTCTTCCCCTCTCCTCCAGAACCTACCTCCTCCTCCTCCGATCAACGTCCACCGCTCCGTCGTCTCGGCTATTCTACGCCCGCCCTCAGTCCACTCTGCCATCGCCGCCTAATCACGCCGACCTTGCCGACGATCATTCCACCGACCCTTTGCTCCGTAAGCTCGAGGATGCGATTCACAGGATCATCGTCCGCCGCGCCGCACCCGATTGGCTCCCGTTCATTCCCGGTTCTTCCTACTGGGTCCCACCTCATAGATCTACCGCCGGTATTGCTTCCTTGGTTGAGAAACTGGCTAATCCCTTGACCGACGAGCAGTCCCTCTCCACCACCACCGTCCGCGGCTGGCCCTCCTCTGATTTTTTCATCGAAG GTGCACACACGATTGAGGTGATTACGCCTTCGCGTAAATCAGAGGTCGAATCGTCTTCAAATAAAGAGAAATTGGAgacaattttttcaattaatgtGTCCAAATCTGAAGATGAGGAAGGATGA
- the LOC126673859 gene encoding uncharacterized protein LOC126673859, producing the protein MDKYSIIKVCALLLIVYCLAFPAAGDEARRNNEDQGEIKRSRAAVFSEMVMNKLNPFSASSSPVDRDASSGGTSVTFWDRVKTMIHRVESHFHPPNLDFRGGGEDGGEKVKEAVAESLGKTKATMEDSAKSAAKLATETLHKAKDNLKTKLSHHAPEDSDQNEL; encoded by the exons ATGGATAAGTACAGTATAATTAAAGTATGTGCACTTCTTCTGATCGTATATTGTTTAGCTTTTCCGGCGGCAGGAGACGAAGCTCGACGGAATAATGAAGATCAAGGAGAAATTAAGAGATCGAGAGCGGCAGTTTTCTCAGAGATGGTGATGAATAAGTTGAATCCGTTCTCTGCATCTTCTTCTCCGGTTGATCGTGATGCTTCTAGTGGTGGAACCAGTGTAACGTTCTGGGACAGAGTGAAGACCATGATTCACCGAGTTGAATCGCACTTTCATCCTCCAAATCTCGA TTTCAGAGGCGGCGGCGAGGACGGCGGTGAGAAGGTAAAAGAGGCGGTGGCGGAGAGTTTGGGAAAGACGAAAGCAACGATGGAAGACAGTGCGAAATCCGCCGCCAAATTAGCGACAGAAACGCTGCATAAAGCGAAGGATAATCTGAAAACAAAGCTGTCTCATCATGCACCGGAAGATTCCGATCAGAATGAACTTTGA